A stretch of Lathyrus oleraceus cultivar Zhongwan6 chromosome 6, CAAS_Psat_ZW6_1.0, whole genome shotgun sequence DNA encodes these proteins:
- the LOC127091096 gene encoding DNA-directed RNA polymerase V subunit 7, producing MFLKVQLAWNVIIAAENLKPGSLMLQRAILIRLLSDFAAKKATKELGYFLAVTTLDKIGEGKVRQHTGDVLFPVVFNAVTFKMFKGEVLEGTVHKVLKHGVFMRIGPIENAYLSSSKMPGYEYVLGENPYFMNQKMPKIAKDVKVRVVVIGTKWMEAEREFQALVGLEGDYLGPISHSDM from the coding sequence ATGTTTCTCAAAGTGCAGCTTGCTTGGAATGTCATCATTGCTGCAGAGAACCTGAAGCCAGGCAGTCTTATGCTTCAGCGGGCAATCCTCATCCGTCTTCTAAGCGACTTTGCGGCTAAAAAGGCAACAAAGGAATTGGGATACTTTCTTGCGGTGACGACACTTGATAAAATAGGAGAGGGGAAAGTTAGACAACACACCGGGGATGTACTCTTCCCTGTTGTGTTTAATGCTGTCACCTTCAAGATGTTCAAGGGTGAGGTATTAGAGGGAACCGTCCATAAGGTGCTTAAGCATGGGGTTTTCATGCGGATTGGTCCGATTGAGAACGCCTATCTCTCAAGCAGCAAGATGCCTGGTTACGAGTATGTTCTCGGTGAAAATCCATACTTCATGAATCAGAAAATGCCCAAGATTGCAAAAGATGTTAAGGTTCGAGTTGTGGTGATTGGCACAAAGTGGATGGAGGCAGAGAGGGAGTTTCAGGCGCTGGTTGGCCTGGAAGGAGATTATCTGGGCCCAATTTCACACTCTGATATGTAG